The genomic interval taaataaataatttttttaggttTACTTACATATCCGATGAGATTTTTATGGTGCATATAATTATAAATTCCTCGATTCTTTCTACCGCTCACTATCTCGAGCACGATCACACCGAAGCTGAATACGTCTGACTTTATCGAGAAAATTCCATCCATCGCATATTCAGGCGACATATATCCACTAAACAAAGGAGATAGATAGTTAGAACATAAGCAAACAATTGTAGAATGTCTCAAAGAGAATACTCACTAAGTTCCCACCACTTTAGTGGTGTTTCCCATCATTTCATCGCCTCCGAATATCCTTGCCATTCCAAAGTCTGAAATCTTGGGAGTCAAATCTTTGTCGAGGAGGATGTTACTCAACTTCAAATCCCTATGGATGATCCTGTATCTCGAATCGTGATGGAGATAAAGAAGTCCTCGAGCAATTCCGACTATGATATTGTATCGCGTTTGCCAATCGGCCAGCGCCCGGTTCTCGATATCTGCTCAATTATCAAAGTTTAACATCCCCAAATCTTCATTATGATGAAACAAAGGGAGGGCAGCACTGACCAAACAAGAAGGTGTCTAAGCTTCCATGAGGCATGTACTCATACATCAGAATCCTTTCTCCCGCTTGAATGCAGCAACCGAGAAGCCTAACGAGATTCCTGTGCTGCAGCTTGGCGATCAGCATCACCTCGTTCTTGAACTCATCGGCTCCCTGAGCTGAGGTTTTGGAAAGCCTCTTCACGGCGATCTCTTGCCCTTCGCGTAAGCTACCCTGTAATCAATGAACACATTAATTCAGCGTCGAGTCACCTTCTCCGAGTTCAAGGTACAGTGTGCGTACTCTGTAGACTGGGCCAAATCCTCCTTCACCGAGCTTGTTGGCAAAGGAGAAGTTGCCGGTGGCATCTTCGATTGAGCTTAGATCGAACAGAGGCAGGTCTaggtcttcttcttctcctccttcttcaggAATGGAATTCTCTGTTAACAGAAACGCACCCTGTTATTATGGCTGCTGACGGTGGAGTAGTAAAAGAGGTCTGATGAAGTGGGATTGGCCGTACTTCTTCTCATCTTCCGAATTAGCAAAACGGAAGCGACGAGCGCCGCGAGGAAGATCCCCGCACAAGAGACGGAGATAATCATGGCCTGACGACCTCGGTTAGATTTGCTTGACTCTGAGATGGCAATCATGTCGGCGGCCGCCAGACGGATGTAGAGATCCTGCCCTGACCCGCTGTCGGAGAAGCACTTGATGTCCGTCGGCGGGGCAGTCCAAATGATGCACCCGCTGCCGCCGCTGCTGATGTTGGCGCTAGCGTAGGCCGCGCAGGAGCAGTTGCTCAAGCACCGGGTCTCGCACTCGTCCAGATTGATGCTCTCGTACAGCTCCGCCGTCGATGTGTCCGGCAGCTTGACTCCGCTCTGCTTGAAGAACCCATCGGTGCCGTTCCGGCAGTCCAAGTTTGTGTTCCTCAGGCAGCCGTCCGACCAATCCCTGAGGAGATCCCAGTTATGTTCGTTCTCCGGGTGGAATCCCGGCAGGCACTGGCACAGGGGCGAGGTGTTGGGGTAGCAGACGCCGTAGGGGCCGCAGGTGCCGTAGTAGTCGCAGGGATCCAGCGGCACATAGCCGCGCACGTTCCACGCCTGGCTCCCGTCCACCCACGTCTGGATCTGGTTCAAGCCCGAGTAGGAAGTCGCGGCCGTCGATGGTGTACTGGTAGTCTACCAGGTTCTCGGTGTACATCTGCGGCGCGCCGCTGAGGTAGAGGCCGTTGGACGGCCCCGCGCGCCAGTACGGCTGTGCGCCGCGCCACACGACCATCTGCGGGACGCCGCGCCAGTCGACGCCCATGACGAAGTCGCCGGGCGAAGGATCGACGGCCGTTCGCCACGCGGTGAGGTTGGCGCGGCGACCGCTGGTCAAGTTGATCCCGATTTGCATCCCCGGGAGAAGCGTGTCGGTCGGCAAGTCGAAGCTCTGCCACGTCGACGAGCCACTGCCGCCGGTCTCGCCGACGACGAAGTTTCCAGTATCGAGCAGCCGCGCGACCGGGTTAGCAAGGGCAGGCGAGCCGGAGGAGGACCAGATAGTGGAGTTGCCATCCGAGAGGATTAGCATACCGGCGGAGGTCACGGAGAGGTTCCCGGAGCGGCCGACGACCGGGGTCCGGCGGTTGGCGACCCAAACCACGGTTTGGGGAGTCATGTTGTAGAACCATATGCCGACGTAGCGGTTGGGGGAGGTGGGATCGGGGCTGAAGAAGCCCAACTCAAACTTGTCGCCGGAGGAGATCAAGGTGGCGTCGGAGGCGTCGAGGAGGGGTTCGTCAGGGGTCAAATTGTCGGCGGCGAAGCAAACGGCGATGAGGCAGAGAAGGAGCAGGGCTCTCCGGACCATGGCGGGCGGAATCACCAAGCCTGGCGATCAGGCCAGCTTCAACGCGAACGGGCCAGATAAATCTCTTGGAATTGATCGTCGATCAGTGTAATCATCGCCGCAACAGATGACGACAGCCGGCCCCAAAAGAAAAGGACTGCTCCAGCTTTTCTAGGGCAAGGATTAACCTCAAGAAGACGAAAGTAAAGTTGCAGATGGCAACGAAAGCAAGCGCGCTGCACTTTGCAGAAAAATGGATTTGAGGGGGACTTTGACTAGTCAAAAGTCAACGCAGGTGGACGAGAATATCTATCTGGTTAGGAGCAATCCAATAAGAGTCCCCCACGTCGAAAGATTGCCCCCTCTGACGGAGGATATCATTTTACAGCAAGAGAAGGCCAACAGATTCATATTACGAAGTTGACAAGGCAAGCATGACCCACACGAAGAattaaagggaaaattttaaaagaaaaaaagtaTCTCGAACTATTCAAAGATGcttccaaattaaaaaaaaaattgattacttttttatattaaaaataatattatttcaacATTATTTTAATCACAAAATAGCTATTATATAaaaacaaatcaaattaaaaatctaaaatatttctatatttaagaAATctttataaacttaattaaaattattttttaaaataattaaatttatcatAAAATTATTATAACGCTCAATTAATTGACTCTAGTACTTATTAATTAGCTACTACCTACTGCAAGCAATGATAGCCGCCACTAATCaagattaaataatattaattaatttggtttacaaaattatataaaaataatttatttatggtttttttttttgactaaactaaactttaaaataatctaattttatatattatgatagttattaaaataaaaatatttttaaaatagaggGTCTCTTTTAACATTTAAAAAggagagattttttatttttatgattccGGTATCTAAGACacttttgatttttgcccaagATTAGGTGAAGAGGTTGAATAAGTGTGGAAACGAACTTCTCTTCCAATCTTGCAACTTGTTAGAGACTTGAGAGAGGGGATTATCATTAATAAAACTTGTTAGGAACTTAACAGAGGGGattatcattaataaaaaaagagagaaaattcGAAAAAGTAATTAGTTGGGCACATACCATTGTCACTGCCTTATATTGAATAAGCTTTACTTCTCAAAAATAATGTGACATGAACTTATAATCTTTAATCTTTCATCCCAAAACTCTGAATTAAAATCGCTTAAACCATTTCATTTTCTAATCCTTTCTTGGCGAAGGATCGGTGTCACCGTCATCAAACTGAGGACGCCAGCCGGCCCCAAAAGCAAAGGGCTACTCCAACTCTTCCAGCCCGAGGATTAACCTAAAGAAGACTAAAGTTGGAATTTTTTAGTCGTGTTGGACCATCTTCCCTCGAGGTATATGGGAAAAttattgaatttaaaataacataattaaaattcaatCTTATATGTTAAATGACCTCAACGGTTAATCTTAAACTACCAGTGGGACTGATTCAGTCAAGCTTTCGATTGTCTGAGTATAAGTGGAACATCATTGCTGCTGAGACAAGCCCTCATGAGTGCTTTCCGAGCTTGAGTGAGAAGCAGTGCGTTGAGTTTGAGTCAGCTAAGTCACTTGATTGCCGAGCTGTTAAGTCAGGAGGATTGTCGAGTGTTCGAGATGTTAAACGTCAAATAGCGACTTGTCTGAGTCACTAAGTGCTAACCTGGTTGATTGCCAAGTGGTCAAGAGGATTGCCGAGTCGAGACGTCGAGTGTTCGATCCGCCGAGTCGATGCATTGCTCGAATACCTAGTCGGTCGAATGCAAGTGCCGAGTCGGGAGAGAAATGTCCCGATTGCCGATGTAGCCTGAGCTCGAATGAGTATCTGCACAGAGTCAAGAAATGAAATTCCAAGCCTATATTCAATTCATCCTCTCTATTAGTGCTACAAGGTCACGTCTGTTCCCTAATATATGACTACAAAACTATGAGCACAACTTAGCACATGTTGTCGTGGCGAACAGAGCATGCACCCGAATACTATCACAAGTAAACTGTTGAGCGAAAATTGCATGATAGAGAGAAAGAACGAGAAAATGAAGTTGGATGGAGTTATTTGCTTCTGCATCCCTCTATTTTTTTTCTCCGCCTGAATCAAAATGTCAATCGTTGGTCATCAGTAGTCGGCCGTTAACGGATTCTCCATTAAACATTGATTGATTCGATTAGGCAAATTTTGGCTTAATTGGTATGGCATTTGAGGCGCGCAGGTTGTGCTCACACGAGTCACCTTTGATTCAGTATAATCTAAATCTTAGATTTACACCCATTGCACAAACACATGTGAAAGAGAGTCTGCCCATGTATATATTCACAATTTCAATAATTATAACATATTATAAATGAACTGTTATACAATTCTTAATATGAGACTAAAATCAAAGTCTCCTCCCATCCATCACTTTCCATTCATATCCTTTCCAAAGAAGGCACCGAACtcagagaaaaataaaatttagaaggattttgattgtcatTAGTCAACACAAGTGTAGAAGAATCTATTGGTATTGATCCTACTAGAGAATGCTGACGAACGAGCCATCGGTGAGTAGGTATCAGTGTTTGACTTGGTCATCGGTCATCTAGCAACAGTAATGATTTGTGAAGAGACCCACAGGAGTATGAATAAGAGAAAATAGGAAGGAGATGGATAGAATGACGACTGAAGGATTCCTCATATAGCCACTTTGATGTTTAAGTAAGTCTTTgataaaggaagaagaaaaaagaatagTAGTTTAGGGTTTTTGGATGTGTGTGTACTTGCGCTGGTAGGAGGGGGCTATCTTTTATAGAGCTGCGGCTATGTTTCCTGTGTTCCAAAATCCATGATGGTATACATTACCCATGTTTCCTGAAATCAAGGTATACATTACCCACCTTTCTCGGATTAAATGGTCTGTATTTCCCATGTTCTTCGGTGAACAACGGCTATGTTGTCCGTATCTTAGCTAGCAACAACTATCCCCTTAGTTGTCAGTAGTCGAGTGTGCCGCTCTGGTTAGTTCGAGTGATCCAGACTCAAGATCGGTGTGGAACCAGGGTCGCTTGGAGTCATGGATGATTTAGACTCGAGATCGGTGTGGAGCTGGGGTTCGCTTGGAGTCAAGAATGATTCAGACTCGAGATTGATGCGGAGCTAGGATTGCTTGGAGTCGAGCTGCACAGAGCCGGGATGATCTTGGCTCAAGAGCGATACAGAGTCAGGGTGGCATGAAGTCTCCGGAGTATGCAAAATTAGAGAGTGCGGCTCTCTGTTGATTTTGATTGCTACATCAGCATAACTATTGACCTCCTTAACCCATGTAACACCCTCTGATTATCTCTCATATCACCAATCTTCCCTTCAAGTATAGTCAAAGGAGGCGAAAGTTTGAATGATTGGGCTGTTGTGTTGTTGAGGCTACTTTTGTCCCAATTGTATAACATCCACATAGTGAATCCCAGACGTGATCTAAACGACATTGCACATTAAATGCCGCTATGCTTAATAAATGCACATCATACATAATCTGTCTCGATTGTTGAGCCCGAAGTGTGTCAACATGTCTCCAAGATTGTATTCCTTAAGGTGATGTGACCATCTACAAAAAAGATGAGGCATCATCCGAATCACAATGATTACTAAGATTTGATTTGAACCATAGACTCAATCGAACAATCAAAAACCTATCCTGCTCTTGTGATTGCTGAGATCCATCGGTCAGGATTTAATAAATGAGGGTATATTAGGTTAAAAAAGGATGTCGTTGCCCTTATTGCGTAACCATTGCTTCTATGCCCATCGCTTGCATCTCCTTCATCTCCGAGCACTCCGATTCCCAACTTGCAGTAAGTTGCCATGTTTTTCTTTATCACTTTCTTCTCAGATCAACTATTGATCATCTATCCTCTAGATATAGTATCCGTAGTTTGGTATTGTGCTACTCAATAGCTACGGAGTCTTCTTTCGTTGCCTAGTATAGGTCTATCGAGTCTACTTTCACCAGCAGTGCCTTGGATCAAATAAGGACAACTTACGAGATCCCAGCCAATTATCGGATCATGCTTCTAAATGATAATGACTGGTCGGATTGTCCCCTAGTTTCATGACCTTTTTATGAGTCATTTGTTAAGTGGGTTGCGCTTCCCCATTTCGGCCTTCCTTGCCGAAGTGTAGTGATATTTTCACATTCCTTTGTCTCAATTTAGTCTAAATTCTTTCTGAATCTAATCAGCATTGTCATTCTTTTTTGACTGTAT from Zingiber officinale cultivar Zhangliang chromosome 6B, Zo_v1.1, whole genome shotgun sequence carries:
- the LOC121989614 gene encoding receptor-like serine/threonine-protein kinase SD1-7, producing MIAISESSKSNRGRQAMIISVSCAGIFLAALVASVLLIRKMRRKNSIPEEGGEEEDLDLPLFDLSSIEDATGNFSFANKLGEGGFGPVYRGSLREGQEIAVKRLSKTSAQGADEFKNEVMLIAKLQHRNLVRLLGCCIQAGERILMYEYMPHGSLDTFLFDIENRALADWQTRYNIIVGIARGLLYLHHDSRYRIIHRDLKLSNILLDKDLTPKISDFGMARIFGGDEMMGNTTKVVGTYGYMSPEYAMDGIFSIKSDVFSFGVIVLEIVSGRKNRGIYNYMHHKNLIGYLWSLWKEDKALELVDDSMAQSFPINEVLACIKVGLLCVQERPEDRPTMSSVLLMLSSDASMLPEPKPPGFVVTKEPSETDTSTSKGDSLTRNHLSITVLDGR
- the LOC121991563 gene encoding G-type lectin S-receptor-like serine/threonine-protein kinase At4g27290, producing MVRRALLLLCLIAVCFAADNLTPDEPLLDASDATLISSGDKFELGFFSPDPTSPNRYVGIWFYNMTPQTVVWVANRRTPVVGRSGNLSVTSAGMLILSDGNSTIWSSSGSPALANPVARLLDTGNFVVGETGGSGSSTWQSFDLPTDTLLPGMQIGINLTSGRRANLTAWRTAVDPSPGDFVMGVDWRGVPQMVVWRGAQPYWRAGPSNGLYLSGAPQMYTENLVDYQYTIDGRDFLLGLEPDPDVGGREPGVERARLCAAGSLRLLRHLRPLRRLLPQHLAPVPVPAGIPPGERT